A single Ziziphus jujuba cultivar Dongzao chromosome 11, ASM3175591v1 DNA region contains:
- the LOC107432034 gene encoding polyadenylate-binding protein 7 isoform X2, which translates to MAVSQTVAAAPASLYVGDLHPDITDGQLFDAFSEFKSLASVRVCRDSASGRSLCYGYVNFISPQEAIQAIETKNHTSLNGKPIRVTWSRRDPDARRSGVGNVFIKNLSASIDNVGLQDMFKKFGNILSCKVVISEDGKSKGYGFVQFESEESANAAIDKLNGSTIGEKQIYVGNFVRRSDRILPDPDAKYTNLYVKNLDPDVREELVWEKFSEFGKIVSLAIARDENGSSRGFGFVNFDNPDDARRALETMNGSYLGSNALYVARAQKKAERTQILRHKYEEKRKEQILKYKGSNVYVKNIDDEVTDEELREHFSKCGTITSAKLMRDERGISRGFGFVCFSTSEEAYKAVNTFHGFMFHKKPLYVSIAQRKDERQAQLQIQYAQRMAGIAGPSTTVIPGAYSPFFYPGPSSVVSQGSPRPGLMYQPLGLRSWRANSFAPPTRPGFQPSPVSIPNTPRQQTRPNRGRMNGHMLPYIPHLQQPIHSITSTKESTNHQRTGQAKYVPNSRHRELSKGSGVSSTASNSVGAGPQGSEMLSSLLAAASPEQQKQILGERLYPLVLKQKPDLAAKITGMLLEMDNSELLLLLESPESLTGKVEEAVQVLKISKTEVPGQDALHPSYLSAEVAVN; encoded by the exons ATGGCGGTATCGCAGACGGTCGCCGCCGCCCCTGCGTCGCTTTACGTCGGCGACCTTCATCCCGATATCACCGACGGCCAACTCTTCGACGCGTTCTCGGAGTTCAAGAGCCTCGCGTCCGTACGAGTCTGTAGGGACTCGGCTTCCGGTCGCTCCCTCTGTTATGGTTATGTCAACTTCATCTCCCCTCAAGAAG CAATTCAAGCTATTGAGACAAAGAATCACACTTCACTGAATGGAAAACCGATAAGAGTTACATGGTCACGCCGTGATCCTGATGCAAGAAGAAGTGGAGTCGGAAATGTGTTCATAAAG AACTTGAGTGCCTCAATTGATAATGTGGGGCTTCAAGATATGTTTAAGAAATTTGGAAATATCTTATCTTGCAAAGTTGTAATTTCTGAGGATGGAAAGAGCAAGGGTTATGGCTTTGTTCAATTTGAGTCTGAGGAATCGGCAAATGCTGCTATAGACAAGTTGAATGGCTCTACCATTGGAGAGAAACAGAT ATATGTTGGGAACTTTGTCAGAAGGTCTGATCGGATTTTACCTGATCCTGATGCTAAATATACAAATCTGTACGTGAAGAATTTGGATCCAGATGTCAGGGAAGAGCTTGTGTGGGAAAAATTCTCAGAGTTTGGGAAAATTGTTAGCTTGGCTATTGCAAGGGATGAGAATGGTTCCTCTAGAGGTTTTGGTTTTGTGAACTTTGATAACCCAGATGATGCTAGACGAGCATTGGAAACAATGAATGGATCATATCTTG GCTCCAACGCTCTATATGTAGCACGGGCCCAGAAGAAGGCAGAGCGTACTCAAATTTTGCGTCATAAGTATGAGGAGAAACGCAAGGAGCAAATTTTGAAATACAAG GGATCAAATGTGTATGTGAAGAATATTGATGATGAAGTCACTGATGAAGAGCTGCGAGAACATTTCAGTAAGTGTGGGACAATTACTTCTGCTAAACTTATGCGAGATGAAAGGGGAATAAGCAGGGGATTTGGATTTGTTTGCTTCTCTACCTCTGAGGAGGCCTATAAAGCTGTGAATACTTTTCATG GATTTATGTTTCATAAGAAACCATTGTATGTGTCTATTGCTCAAAGGAAAGATGAGAGGCAAGCACAGTTGCAGATCCAATATGCACAGCGTATGGCAGGAATAGCAGGACCCTCAACTACTGTTATTCCTGGAGCATATTCTCCTTTCTTCTACCCAGGTCCTTCCAGTGTTGTTTCACAAGGCTCCCCTCGACCAGGGCTAATGTATCAACCTTTAGGATTGAGGTCATGGAGGGCAAATAGTTTTGCACCGCCAACCAGGCCAGGCTTTCAACCTTCACCAGTTTCT ATTCCAAATACTCCAAGACAACAGACCAGGCCAAACAGGGGCAGGATGAATGGGCATATGCTTCCATATATACCACACTTGCAACAGCCCATTCATTCCATAACTTCTACAAAAGAATCAACCAATCATCAG CGGACTGGGCAAGCCAAATATGTCCCAAACAGTCGTCATCGTGAGTTGAGCAAAGGATCTGGAGTCTCATCCACAGCTTCTAATTCTGTTGGAGCTGGGCCTCAGGGGTCAGAGATGCTGAGTAGCCTGCTTGCTGCTGCTTCTCCAGAGCAGCAGAAACAAATACTTGGGGAACGTCTTTACCCTCTTGTCCTTAAACAGAAG CCTGATCTTGCTGCAAAAATTACTGGGATGCTTCTGGAGATGGACAACTCGGAATTGCTGCTTTTATTGGAGTCACCGGAGTCCTTGACTGGTAAAGTGGAAGAAGCTGTTCAGGTGCTAAAGATATCCAAGACCGAAGTACCTGGCCAAGATGCACTTCATCCAAGTTACCTGTCTGCTGAGGTTGCAGTCAATTGA
- the LOC107432034 gene encoding polyadenylate-binding protein 7 isoform X1 — translation MAVSQTVAAAPASLYVGDLHPDITDGQLFDAFSEFKSLASVRVCRDSASGRSLCYGYVNFISPQEAIQAIETKNHTSLNGKPIRVTWSRRDPDARRSGVGNVFIKNLSASIDNVGLQDMFKKFGNILSCKVVISEDGKSKGYGFVQFESEESANAAIDKLNGSTIGEKQIYVGNFVRRSDRILPDPDAKYTNLYVKNLDPDVREELVWEKFSEFGKIVSLAIARDENGSSRGFGFVNFDNPDDARRALETMNGSYLVGSNALYVARAQKKAERTQILRHKYEEKRKEQILKYKGSNVYVKNIDDEVTDEELREHFSKCGTITSAKLMRDERGISRGFGFVCFSTSEEAYKAVNTFHGFMFHKKPLYVSIAQRKDERQAQLQIQYAQRMAGIAGPSTTVIPGAYSPFFYPGPSSVVSQGSPRPGLMYQPLGLRSWRANSFAPPTRPGFQPSPVSIPNTPRQQTRPNRGRMNGHMLPYIPHLQQPIHSITSTKESTNHQRTGQAKYVPNSRHRELSKGSGVSSTASNSVGAGPQGSEMLSSLLAAASPEQQKQILGERLYPLVLKQKPDLAAKITGMLLEMDNSELLLLLESPESLTGKVEEAVQVLKISKTEVPGQDALHPSYLSAEVAVN, via the exons ATGGCGGTATCGCAGACGGTCGCCGCCGCCCCTGCGTCGCTTTACGTCGGCGACCTTCATCCCGATATCACCGACGGCCAACTCTTCGACGCGTTCTCGGAGTTCAAGAGCCTCGCGTCCGTACGAGTCTGTAGGGACTCGGCTTCCGGTCGCTCCCTCTGTTATGGTTATGTCAACTTCATCTCCCCTCAAGAAG CAATTCAAGCTATTGAGACAAAGAATCACACTTCACTGAATGGAAAACCGATAAGAGTTACATGGTCACGCCGTGATCCTGATGCAAGAAGAAGTGGAGTCGGAAATGTGTTCATAAAG AACTTGAGTGCCTCAATTGATAATGTGGGGCTTCAAGATATGTTTAAGAAATTTGGAAATATCTTATCTTGCAAAGTTGTAATTTCTGAGGATGGAAAGAGCAAGGGTTATGGCTTTGTTCAATTTGAGTCTGAGGAATCGGCAAATGCTGCTATAGACAAGTTGAATGGCTCTACCATTGGAGAGAAACAGAT ATATGTTGGGAACTTTGTCAGAAGGTCTGATCGGATTTTACCTGATCCTGATGCTAAATATACAAATCTGTACGTGAAGAATTTGGATCCAGATGTCAGGGAAGAGCTTGTGTGGGAAAAATTCTCAGAGTTTGGGAAAATTGTTAGCTTGGCTATTGCAAGGGATGAGAATGGTTCCTCTAGAGGTTTTGGTTTTGTGAACTTTGATAACCCAGATGATGCTAGACGAGCATTGGAAACAATGAATGGATCATATCTTG tAGGCTCCAACGCTCTATATGTAGCACGGGCCCAGAAGAAGGCAGAGCGTACTCAAATTTTGCGTCATAAGTATGAGGAGAAACGCAAGGAGCAAATTTTGAAATACAAG GGATCAAATGTGTATGTGAAGAATATTGATGATGAAGTCACTGATGAAGAGCTGCGAGAACATTTCAGTAAGTGTGGGACAATTACTTCTGCTAAACTTATGCGAGATGAAAGGGGAATAAGCAGGGGATTTGGATTTGTTTGCTTCTCTACCTCTGAGGAGGCCTATAAAGCTGTGAATACTTTTCATG GATTTATGTTTCATAAGAAACCATTGTATGTGTCTATTGCTCAAAGGAAAGATGAGAGGCAAGCACAGTTGCAGATCCAATATGCACAGCGTATGGCAGGAATAGCAGGACCCTCAACTACTGTTATTCCTGGAGCATATTCTCCTTTCTTCTACCCAGGTCCTTCCAGTGTTGTTTCACAAGGCTCCCCTCGACCAGGGCTAATGTATCAACCTTTAGGATTGAGGTCATGGAGGGCAAATAGTTTTGCACCGCCAACCAGGCCAGGCTTTCAACCTTCACCAGTTTCT ATTCCAAATACTCCAAGACAACAGACCAGGCCAAACAGGGGCAGGATGAATGGGCATATGCTTCCATATATACCACACTTGCAACAGCCCATTCATTCCATAACTTCTACAAAAGAATCAACCAATCATCAG CGGACTGGGCAAGCCAAATATGTCCCAAACAGTCGTCATCGTGAGTTGAGCAAAGGATCTGGAGTCTCATCCACAGCTTCTAATTCTGTTGGAGCTGGGCCTCAGGGGTCAGAGATGCTGAGTAGCCTGCTTGCTGCTGCTTCTCCAGAGCAGCAGAAACAAATACTTGGGGAACGTCTTTACCCTCTTGTCCTTAAACAGAAG CCTGATCTTGCTGCAAAAATTACTGGGATGCTTCTGGAGATGGACAACTCGGAATTGCTGCTTTTATTGGAGTCACCGGAGTCCTTGACTGGTAAAGTGGAAGAAGCTGTTCAGGTGCTAAAGATATCCAAGACCGAAGTACCTGGCCAAGATGCACTTCATCCAAGTTACCTGTCTGCTGAGGTTGCAGTCAATTGA
- the LOC107432065 gene encoding aspartic proteinase 36 isoform X2 has protein sequence MRAFLAPILALATVLISLSVVYCGFPAGLLSLERAFPPARHVQLEALRARDRLRHGRILQTVTGGVVDFPVLGSSDPYLVGLYFTKVKLGSPPREFSVQIDTGSDILWVTCNSCNDCPQSSGLGIQLNSYDAASSSTAGLIPCSHPMCTSEVQTSAARCSPESNQCGYSFQYGDGSGTSGHYVSDSLYFDMIMGQSVTTNVSATIVFGCSTDQSGDLAKTDKAVDGIFGFGQGDLSVISQLSSRGITPKVFSHCLKGDGNGGGILVLGEILEPSIVYSPLVPSQPHYNLNLQSIAVSGQPLPIDSAAFETSNNRGTIVDSGTTLAYLVEEAYDPFVSAITASVSQSVTPTIAKGNQCYLVFTSISDIFPQVSLNFAGGASMVLKPGEYLVHLGFQEGAALWCIGFQKVQGGVTILGDLVLKDKIVVYDLAHQRLGWANYDCSLSVNVSVTSGKDEFVNAGQLNVCSSSRDMLFKTLLIGISALLMHAMVLMEFQFL, from the exons ATGCGGGCCTTCCTAGCCCCGATCTTGGCCTTAGCCACCGTGCTGATATCGCTATCCGTTGTTTACTGTGGCTTTCCGGCTGGTCTTCTCTCTCTAGAGAGGGCCTTTCCTCCAGCTCGCCATGTCCAGCTTGAAGCTCTTAGAGCACGTGACCGTCTCAGGCACGGTCGAATCTTGCAAACCGTGACGGGTGGTGTTGTCGACTTCCCTGTCCTTGGTTCCTCCGATCCTTACCTCGTCGG GCTTTATTTTACAAAAGTAAAATTGGGCTCTCCTCCAAGAGAATTCAGCGTGCAGATTGATACAGGAAGTGACATTTTATGGGTTACCTGCAATTCCTGCAACGATTGCCCCCAGAGTAGTGGACTTGGA ATTCAGCTTAATTCCTATGATGCTGCCAGCTCGTCAACTGCTGGGCTGATTCCCTGCTCACACCCAATGTGCACTTCTGAAGTTCAAACATCAGCAGCTCGATGCTCTCCTGAAAGTAATCAATGTGGCTATTCATTCCAATATGGAGATGGAAGCGGGACATCGGGTCATTATGTTTCTGATTCACTGTATTTTGACATGATTATGGGGCAATCTGTGACTACTAATGTTTCAGCAACCATTGTTTTTGG GTGTAGTACTGATCAATCTGGGGATTTAGCCAAGACAGATAAAGCGGTTGATGGTATCTTTGGATTTGGCCAAGGGGATCTGTCTGTTATATCACAATTGTCATCTCGAGGGATAACTCCCAAAGTGTTCTCCCACTGTTTGAAGGGAGATGGCAATGGAGGAGGTATACTGGTTCTTGGTGAGATTCTAGAGCCAAGCATTGTCTATAGTCCGCTTGTCCCATCCCA GCCtcattataatttaaatctGCAGAGCATTGCTGTGAGTGGGCAACCTTTGCCAATTGATTCAGCTGCTTTTGAAACTTCAAACAACCGAGGAACCATTGTTGACTCAGGAACAACTTTGGCATACCTTGTAGAAGAAGCTTATGATCCTTTTGTTAGTGCT ATAACTGCTTCTGTTTCACAATCTGTTACTCCGACTATCGCAAAAGGAAACCAGTGTTATCTAGTCTTCACCAG TATAAGTGACATATTTCCTCAAGTTAGTCTGAATTTTGCGGGTGGTGCATCCATGGTGTTAAAACCAGGGGAGTATCTTGTGCATCTTGGTTTCCAG GAAGGCGCGGCTTTGTGGTGCATTGGTTTTCAGAAAGTTCAGGGAGGGGTTACAATATTAGGAG ATCTTGTTTTAAAAGACAAGATTGTTGTATATGACTTGGCTCATCAACGGCTTGGATGGGCTAACTATGACT GTTCATTGTCTGTTAATGTGTCTGTAACTTCTGGCAAGGACGAATTTGTCAATGCAGGACAGCTGAATGTCTGCAGCTCATCAAGAGATATGCTCTTCAAGACGCTATTGATAGGCATTTCGGCACTCCTAATGCATGCAATGGTGTTGATGGAGTTTCAGTTTTTGTAA
- the LOC107432065 gene encoding aspartic proteinase 36 isoform X1, whose amino-acid sequence MRAFLAPILALATVLISLSVVYCGFPAGLLSLERAFPPARHVQLEALRARDRLRHGRILQTVTGGVVDFPVLGSSDPYLVGIDESFVLYFTKVKLGSPPREFSVQIDTGSDILWVTCNSCNDCPQSSGLGIQLNSYDAASSSTAGLIPCSHPMCTSEVQTSAARCSPESNQCGYSFQYGDGSGTSGHYVSDSLYFDMIMGQSVTTNVSATIVFGCSTDQSGDLAKTDKAVDGIFGFGQGDLSVISQLSSRGITPKVFSHCLKGDGNGGGILVLGEILEPSIVYSPLVPSQPHYNLNLQSIAVSGQPLPIDSAAFETSNNRGTIVDSGTTLAYLVEEAYDPFVSAITASVSQSVTPTIAKGNQCYLVFTSISDIFPQVSLNFAGGASMVLKPGEYLVHLGFQEGAALWCIGFQKVQGGVTILGDLVLKDKIVVYDLAHQRLGWANYDCSLSVNVSVTSGKDEFVNAGQLNVCSSSRDMLFKTLLIGISALLMHAMVLMEFQFL is encoded by the exons ATGCGGGCCTTCCTAGCCCCGATCTTGGCCTTAGCCACCGTGCTGATATCGCTATCCGTTGTTTACTGTGGCTTTCCGGCTGGTCTTCTCTCTCTAGAGAGGGCCTTTCCTCCAGCTCGCCATGTCCAGCTTGAAGCTCTTAGAGCACGTGACCGTCTCAGGCACGGTCGAATCTTGCAAACCGTGACGGGTGGTGTTGTCGACTTCCCTGTCCTTGGTTCCTCCGATCCTTACCTCGTCGG GATCGATGAATCTTTTGT GCTTTATTTTACAAAAGTAAAATTGGGCTCTCCTCCAAGAGAATTCAGCGTGCAGATTGATACAGGAAGTGACATTTTATGGGTTACCTGCAATTCCTGCAACGATTGCCCCCAGAGTAGTGGACTTGGA ATTCAGCTTAATTCCTATGATGCTGCCAGCTCGTCAACTGCTGGGCTGATTCCCTGCTCACACCCAATGTGCACTTCTGAAGTTCAAACATCAGCAGCTCGATGCTCTCCTGAAAGTAATCAATGTGGCTATTCATTCCAATATGGAGATGGAAGCGGGACATCGGGTCATTATGTTTCTGATTCACTGTATTTTGACATGATTATGGGGCAATCTGTGACTACTAATGTTTCAGCAACCATTGTTTTTGG GTGTAGTACTGATCAATCTGGGGATTTAGCCAAGACAGATAAAGCGGTTGATGGTATCTTTGGATTTGGCCAAGGGGATCTGTCTGTTATATCACAATTGTCATCTCGAGGGATAACTCCCAAAGTGTTCTCCCACTGTTTGAAGGGAGATGGCAATGGAGGAGGTATACTGGTTCTTGGTGAGATTCTAGAGCCAAGCATTGTCTATAGTCCGCTTGTCCCATCCCA GCCtcattataatttaaatctGCAGAGCATTGCTGTGAGTGGGCAACCTTTGCCAATTGATTCAGCTGCTTTTGAAACTTCAAACAACCGAGGAACCATTGTTGACTCAGGAACAACTTTGGCATACCTTGTAGAAGAAGCTTATGATCCTTTTGTTAGTGCT ATAACTGCTTCTGTTTCACAATCTGTTACTCCGACTATCGCAAAAGGAAACCAGTGTTATCTAGTCTTCACCAG TATAAGTGACATATTTCCTCAAGTTAGTCTGAATTTTGCGGGTGGTGCATCCATGGTGTTAAAACCAGGGGAGTATCTTGTGCATCTTGGTTTCCAG GAAGGCGCGGCTTTGTGGTGCATTGGTTTTCAGAAAGTTCAGGGAGGGGTTACAATATTAGGAG ATCTTGTTTTAAAAGACAAGATTGTTGTATATGACTTGGCTCATCAACGGCTTGGATGGGCTAACTATGACT GTTCATTGTCTGTTAATGTGTCTGTAACTTCTGGCAAGGACGAATTTGTCAATGCAGGACAGCTGAATGTCTGCAGCTCATCAAGAGATATGCTCTTCAAGACGCTATTGATAGGCATTTCGGCACTCCTAATGCATGCAATGGTGTTGATGGAGTTTCAGTTTTTGTAA
- the LOC107432059 gene encoding DEAD-box ATP-dependent RNA helicase 38 — protein MADNTATATTPPENKPQPTPTKRWADEVDEPPIMADNTATATTLPESKPQLTPTKRWGDEEDDPVEESTISSSSLELENLKIDENKKINKFLDDPEDSNIKAVTSGDTPYSSASTFEDLNLSPELLKGLYVEMKFQKPSKIQAISLPMILTSPYKDLIAQAHNGSGKTTCFVLGMLSRVDPNLKAPQALCICPTRELAIQNMEVLRKMGRYTGISSECAVPDSTNHINIYKRPPVSAQIVIGTPGTIKKWMSAKKLGASNVKILVFDEADHMLAEDGFKDDSLRIKKDIERSSRHCQVLLFSATFNETVKNFVSKIVKDYNQLFVKKEELSLDAVKQYKVFCPDELTKIQIIKDRIFELGENLGQRIIFVRTRNSASMLHKQLVDDGYSVTTIQGANTPEERDKIVREFRDGLTQVLISTDLLARGFDQQQVNLVINYDLPVKHETQEPDYEVYLHRIGRAGRFGRKGAVFNFIYGGRDEEIMAKIEQYFGAQVTEVKNSDEAFQDALKAAGLL, from the exons ATGGCCGATAACACCGCCACCGCCACTACACCGCCGGAAAACAAACCTCAGCCGACGCCGACGAAGCGATGGGCTGACGAAGTGGACGAACCTCCAATCATGGCCGATAACACCGCCACCGCCACTACACTGCCGGAAAGCAAACCTCAGCTGACGCCGACGAAGCGATGGGGTGACGAAGAGGACGACCCCGTCGAGGAATCGACGATCTCCAGTTCGAGTTTGGAGCTTGAGAACTTGAAAATCGACGAGAACAAGAAGATTAACAAGTTCCTCGACGACCCTGAAGACTCCAATATCAAAGCC GTTACGTCGGGGGATACGCCGTATTCATCGGCGAGTACGTTTGAGGATTTGAATCTGTCGCCTGAGCTGTTGAAGGGTTTGTACGTGGAGATGAAGTTCCAGAAGCCCAGTAAGATTCAAGCTATAAGTTTGCCGATGATATTGACTTCTCCATACAAGGATTTGATAGCTCAGGCACATAATGGGTCCGGGAAAACTACCTGTTTCGTGCTTGGGATGTTGAGTCGTGTTGATCCAAACCTCAAGGCTCCTCAGGCTCTTTGCATCTGTCCCACTAGGGAGTTGGCTAttcag AACATGGAAGTTCTTAGAAAGATGGGGAGGTACACAGGCATAAGTTCGGAGTGTGCTGTTCCAGACAGCACAAATCATATTAACATTTACAAACGGCCACCAGTTTCTGCACAAATAGTGATTGGAACTCCTGGTACAATAAAGAAATGGATGTCGGCAAAGAAATTGGGTGCATCTAATGTGAAGATTCTTGTTTTTGATGAGGCTGATCACATGCTGGCTGag GATGGCTTTAAAGATGATTCCTTAAGGATTAAGAAGGATATTGAGAGAAGTAGTCGTCACTGCCAG gTGCTTCTGTTTTCTGCTACATTTAATGAAACCGTCAAGAATTTTGTTTCTAAGATAGTCAAAGATTACAATCAACTTTTTGTGAAGAAAGAAGAACTATCTCTGGATGCTGTGAAACAGTACAAAGTGTTCTGTCCTGATGAACTCACCAAGattcaaattattaaagatAGAATATTTGAACTAGGAGAGAACCTGGGGCAAAGAATTATATTTGTGCGCACAAGAAATAGTGCAAGCATGCTGCATAAGCAACTTGTTGACGACGGTTATTCAGTTACTACCATCCAAGGTGCTAACACTCCCGAGGAGAGGGATAAAATAGTCAGAGAATTTAGAGATGGTTTGACTCAAGTTCTTATATCAACCGACCTGCTTGCTCGAGGCTTTGACCAACAACAG GTCAATTTGGTAATAAATTATGATCTCCCTGTGAAACATGAAACTCAAGAGCCAGATTATGAGGTGTATTTACATAGAATTGGCAGGGCCGGGCGTTTTGGTCGCAAGG GAg